TGCAGCGCTCGAAGCGGACCTGGCATCCTCCCCCAAGGACCGGGCCGAGAACGTGATGATCGTTGACCTGCTCCGCAACGACCTTTCCCACTTTGCCCTGCCGGGGACCCTGACAGTCCCGCGGCTGTGCGCCGTCGAAAGTTACGCCACCGTCCACCAGCTGGTCAGCACCGTTGAGGCCCAGCTGGCGCCGGGCAGTTCACGGGCGCAGGCAGTGGCCGCCGCATTCCCGGCCGGATCCATGACCGGTGCCCCCAAAATCAGCACCATGGCCATCATCGACGCCCTGGAGGCCGGGCCCCGCGGGATCTACTCCGGCGCCATCGGCTACTTCTCATTGAATGCCGCCCTGGATTTGTCCGTCACCATCCGCACCCTGGTCCTGTACAACGCCGACGACGACGGCACCCGCCTTTCGCTGGGCGTTGGCGGCGCCATCACCGCCGACTCCGACGCCGAGGCCGAGTGGCAGGAGATCCAGGCCAAGGCCTACGGCGTGCTTTCAACCCTGGGGTCGGCGTTCCCAAACGATGGAGAGCAGGCGATGTAGATGTAGAGATGTAGACCAGGCTGATTTAGTCAGGCTCAATCACCGGTTCGCCGCCGGCGCGCTACTGCAACGTCGCCGTCAGCCTAGCCACGTTGTCCACGTAGCGGGCCAGCACAGGCCGTTTCAGCCATTCCTCAAGGTGCAGTTCACGCGAAACGGCCCGGTAGTCTTCCTCAACTTGATGCATATCCATCACCACATCCTTGTCGATCATCATCACTGAGACCTCAAGGTTCAAGGAGAAACTGCGCATGTCCATGTTGGAGGAGCCAATGATCGCGACGTCTTCATCAATGGTGAAATGCTTAGCGTGCAGCACCAATGGTTTCGGGTAGAGAAAGATCCGCACTCCGGCCCTCAAAAGTGCCTCGTAGTAGGAGCGCTGGGCGTGGTGGACCAGGAACTGGTCGCCCTTTTCCGAAACAAACAGTTCCACTTGGACCCCACGCTGGGCCGCCGTCGTAATGGCATAAAGCAATGAATCATCGGGCACAAAATACGGGCTGGAAATGGTGATCTGTTCCTCGGCCGAGTACAGCAACGTGTTGAACAGGCGCAGGTTGTTCTCCGTGACAAATCCGGGCCCGCTGGGTACCACCTGGCACAGGACGCCGCCAGCAAAGGTGGTCCAGTGATGGGTTTCCAGCTGCGCTTCCAGGTTCTCTTCGGTTTCGCTTGACCAGTCGGTGGCAAACATGACGTTCAGAGTGCCAACGATGGGCCCCTCAAGTCGGGCCATCAGTTCAACCCATTTGCGCCCTACCTTGTGGTTGGCCTTCTTCCGGTAGGAGGGCTCGATGATGTTCTGGGAACCTGTGTAGCCCACCCTGCCGTCGACCACCAGGATCTTGCGGTGATTGCGTAAATCCGGGCGACGCCACTGGCCTCGCACCGGCAGTAGCGGCAGCATCCGCCGCCACTGGATTTGGCTGTCGTCCAGGCGGCGAATCATGGTGCGGTAGCCAGGAACCCGCAGCGAACCGATGTGGTCAAAAAGCACGCGCACCCGTACACCGCGTGCCGCGGCGGCAATAAGTTCGTTGAAAAAGTTATCCGTGGACTCATCCGAGCTCATTATGTAAAACTCGGCGTTGACATAGTTGGTGGCTCCGCGAATCTCCGCCGCCATGGCGTCGAGGGATTCCTGGTAGCCCTTGATCAATTTCACGGAGTTGCCGCCTAGTGCCGGGAAGAAGCCGAGGTTCTGGTTCAGCACAATGGCTGAATCGACCCAGGCCGGCCCGTCGTAGGCAGTGACTTCGGCGGCCATTTCCTTGGTGCCCTCCACAATACGAAGATTGACGGCCTCCTGCGTCTGACGCCGGTGCCGTGAAAGCCGGAAATTGCCGAACATGAGAAAAAGGATTAAGCCAACATAGGGCAGGAAGAAGATGCACAAAAGCCAGGCCATGGCCGTGGTGGGCCGTCTGTTGCCGGGGATCACACCGAGAACTACTATCCGGATCACCAGATCGATCATGGCGATCACCACGGAGAACCAGACACTGGAGGTGGGCAAACTAAACGCTGTCCAGATCAACAGTGACTCCTTGACTCGTTGGCGGCTGGCTGCCAGCTGCTGGCTTCAGCCTATCGTTAGAGGTGAAAACCCCATGACCGCAATTCTCAGGGCATTTGCTGCTACTCAGGCTAGTGTTTAGTGCAACCACATTGACGCACCTTTTTTGGGGAGGCAAGCCATGAGTTCACAACAGCCCACCGGTATTATCTTCGACGAGTTCGCTCTCGACCCGGCCAAACTGGCCAAGTCAGCCATCAAAGGTTTACGGTTTGCCTTTGGCATCAGCGGTGCCGTTGCCTTGATTCTAGGTGTTCTCCTGCTCTTCTGGCCCACCAAGACACTTGCGGTGGTCGCCGTTTTCTTGGGCCTGAACTTCCTCATCACCGGTGCCGTGAAACTGGCCCTGGGTATTTTCACGCACGGGCTTTCCGCCGGAATGCGGATTCTGGACATTCTCTTTGGGTTGATCCTAGCCGTGGCGGGAATCGTCGCCATCAAGAACTCCGCGGCAACCGGGGAGTTCTTGCTGATCTTCACGGTCATCATCATTGGCATCGGCTGGATCATTGAAGGCATCTTGGCAGTCGTTGAGTCCGGTACAAGCACATCACGGACCTGGGCCGTCCTCTTTGGCGGTCTGAGCATCGTGGCAGGCATCGTGGTGCTGGTAGTCCCCACCTGGACGGCCGCATGGCTGCTGCTCATCACCGGTGTCTCCCTTGTCATCCTGGGCCTCGCCGGCATTGTCCGCGCCGTCACTTTTGGCCGCGGCATCCTTGCGGGCCTGAGCGCAGGCACCTGAGGTACTAGGCTTTCACGCATGACTGTATTGGTTTTTTTGGACCCCGCTTTCCCCGCCGGACGCATCGTAGACGCTGGCACGCCCGCCCTTCTGGCCACCGACCAGGGCGTGACCCGCGGCGACGGCATCTTTGAATCGCTACTGGCTGTCAACGGTCAGCCTCGAAAGGTTGACGCCCACTTTGCAAGGCTGGCAGGCTCTGCGCACGCCATGGACCTGGCCATCCCAGGCAAGGAAGCGTGGCTGGCGGCCATGACGACGGCGGTCACGGCCTTCACCTCCGCAGAGCCCGCCGTGCTGGACGGGCACACCACCACGAACGTGGTGCTGAAGCTGATTGTCACCCGCGGCCCGGACGGTGCCCCCACGCCCACCGCCTGGGTGCAGGCGTCGGCACTCTCCCCGGCCCTTGCCGAGCAGCGGGCCAAGGGCCTGGACGTGATCTTCCTGGACCGCGGCTATGACAGCACCATCTCCGAGCGTGCGCCATGGCTGCTGCTGGGCGCCAAGACCCTCTCCTACGCCGTGAACATGGCGGCCCTACGCCACGCCCACCAACAGGGCGCCGATGACGTGATCTTCACCAGTAGTGACGGGAAAGTGTTGGAGGGACCGACGTCGTCCGTCCTGTTGGCACATATCACGGACGACGGCGGGGTCCCCGTCAAGCGCCTCATCACACCCAACCTTGACAGCGGCATCTTGCCCGGCACCACCCAAGGTGCGTTATTTGCCGCAGCGCAAGAGGCCGGCTGGGAACTGGGCTACGGCCCGGTGGAGCCGGCGGATCTACTGGACGCCGACGCCGTCTGGCTGATTTCCAGCCTCCGCCTGCTGGCGCCGGTCAACACGATCGACGGGTTGGAGATCGGAACCGCCGAGGTACGTGCCCGGCTGAGCGCAGAGCTCAGCGCACTACTGTCGACAACGCACTAACGCCACCGGCGGCTTGGCCCTGACGCGTCACTGCGTTGGGCGGCCGGTTCAGGGGCTCAACCCAAGGCGTGGATAGAGGACTTCGAAGCCTTTCTCCAAACCCCCGTTCAATGCGGCAATCACATGCCCGCCGTTGGGCACCTCATAGTAAGTGCTTGACATTCCAGCGGCACCGGCTGCCGCCGCCACCTCCTTTGCCGCCGCCACGTAGACGGTGTCGTCGGAACCGGCCGTGAAAATGGCGGTGGTGTCCGGATACTTCCTCTTGTCCATAATGTTGATGGGTTTTTGTGCGTCATAGGCGGCCTGGTCCCCGCCGAAGAACTCGGCAAGGGTTGCGTCCGGATATTCCGCCCCCGGGTATTGTTCCCCCGAAATATCCAGCACGTTTTTGAAGATGTTCGGGAATTTCGCCGCAAGGGAGATCGCGCACTGGCCGCCATTGGAATATCCGCCAATAGTCCAATACCTAGGATCTTCGAGGATGTGTAAATTCGACTTCGCGAAATCCAGGACATCCTTGATGATGTAGCTTTCCACGTTGCCGTACTGTTTTGTGTCCAGGCACAGGGTGTCGTTTTGCTCGG
This region of Arthrobacter alpinus genomic DNA includes:
- the cls gene encoding cardiolipin synthase; the encoded protein is MIDLVIRIVVLGVIPGNRRPTTAMAWLLCIFFLPYVGLILFLMFGNFRLSRHRRQTQEAVNLRIVEGTKEMAAEVTAYDGPAWVDSAIVLNQNLGFFPALGGNSVKLIKGYQESLDAMAAEIRGATNYVNAEFYIMSSDESTDNFFNELIAAAARGVRVRVLFDHIGSLRVPGYRTMIRRLDDSQIQWRRMLPLLPVRGQWRRPDLRNHRKILVVDGRVGYTGSQNIIEPSYRKKANHKVGRKWVELMARLEGPIVGTLNVMFATDWSSETEENLEAQLETHHWTTFAGGVLCQVVPSGPGFVTENNLRLFNTLLYSAEEQITISSPYFVPDDSLLYAITTAAQRGVQVELFVSEKGDQFLVHHAQRSYYEALLRAGVRIFLYPKPLVLHAKHFTIDEDVAIIGSSNMDMRSFSLNLEVSVMMIDKDVVMDMHQVEEDYRAVSRELHLEEWLKRPVLARYVDNVARLTATLQ
- a CDS encoding HdeD family acid-resistance protein, whose product is MSSQQPTGIIFDEFALDPAKLAKSAIKGLRFAFGISGAVALILGVLLLFWPTKTLAVVAVFLGLNFLITGAVKLALGIFTHGLSAGMRILDILFGLILAVAGIVAIKNSAATGEFLLIFTVIIIGIGWIIEGILAVVESGTSTSRTWAVLFGGLSIVAGIVVLVVPTWTAAWLLLITGVSLVILGLAGIVRAVTFGRGILAGLSAGT
- a CDS encoding aminodeoxychorismate lyase, giving the protein MTVLVFLDPAFPAGRIVDAGTPALLATDQGVTRGDGIFESLLAVNGQPRKVDAHFARLAGSAHAMDLAIPGKEAWLAAMTTAVTAFTSAEPAVLDGHTTTNVVLKLIVTRGPDGAPTPTAWVQASALSPALAEQRAKGLDVIFLDRGYDSTISERAPWLLLGAKTLSYAVNMAALRHAHQQGADDVIFTSSDGKVLEGPTSSVLLAHITDDGGVPVKRLITPNLDSGILPGTTQGALFAAAQEAGWELGYGPVEPADLLDADAVWLISSLRLLAPVNTIDGLEIGTAEVRARLSAELSALLSTTH